Proteins encoded within one genomic window of Flavobacterium gilvum:
- a CDS encoding NifU family protein, translated as MKTEELKNNVLKALDEIRPFLNSDGGDIKLISIDEGKHVKVRLEGACTSCSVNQMTLKAGVETTIKKYAPQIETVVNVL; from the coding sequence ATGAAAACAGAAGAACTAAAAAATAATGTTTTAAAAGCACTTGACGAAATCAGGCCTTTCCTGAATTCTGATGGAGGCGATATAAAACTTATTTCAATAGATGAAGGGAAACACGTGAAAGTGCGTCTTGAAGGAGCCTGCACCAGTTGCAGTGTAAATCAAATGACTTTGAAAGCGGGTGTTGAAACAACGATTAAAAAGTACGCTCCTCAAATAGAGACAGTTGTTAATGTTCTTTAA